The Paramisgurnus dabryanus chromosome 3, PD_genome_1.1, whole genome shotgun sequence genome includes a window with the following:
- the LOC135745380 gene encoding uncharacterized protein: protein MLTENRKRQRAEGDDEDIQMPQAKRLLSSALKTSETARESWESESSSSESSWISSPEHSAGTSSGCGVDVIGPHSGYGPCSPFSASKQLCPVGLLSYQHINRVLREAHFHSLESRAQSKHVR, encoded by the exons ATGCTAACAGAAAACAG AAAGCGTCAGCGTGCTGAAGGCGATGATGAAGATATTCAGATGCCTCAGGCCAAGAGACTTCTGTCTTCTGCCCTCAAGACCTCTGAAACAGCCCGAGAGTCATGGGAGTCAGAG TCTTCCAGTAGCGAGAGCAGCTGGATAAGCAGTCCAGAGCACAGCGCCGGGACCAGCAGCGGTTGTGGAGTGGATGTTATTGGGCCACACAGTGGTTATGGCCCCTGCAGTCCCTTCAGTGCCTCTAAACAGCTGTGCCCCGTGGGTCTGCTCTCCTACCAACACATCAACCGTGTCCTGAGAGAAGCCCACTTCCACAGCTTAGAGAGCAGAGCTCAATCGAAACACGTCAGGTGA